In one window of Paracoccus saliphilus DNA:
- a CDS encoding FIST N-terminal domain-containing protein gives MDTGPVAKEDVAGPVAVQADRDAADLADRLLAGLRAADPGLVLVFGAAGEGLAKLGSDLHASLPSGCVICGCSSAGEIGPGGYSSGSVVAIGFPRSSFRAEAITLRNLATLPVSDWMAILRRMHSNFSPDAARSQFGLLLVDGVAGQEDALVSTIEAALPAVPVLGGSAGDALDFRQTTLLVDGEVISNAAVFLLVETDLAVSEVTFAHFSPTETRAVVTAAIPDKRRIVELNAEPAAEEYARITGLAMQDLTPTEFARHPLLLRMGRRHHVRAISELTEDGGLSLMSSIDTGTVLTLGRSDDMTQGFAEALEALPRPPLMVLGFDCILRRLALERAGLMDTMSEMFTRYRVAGFNTYGEQHSGMHVNQTFVGVAFMPPIPEGEAHNAA, from the coding sequence ATGGATACCGGCCCGGTCGCGAAGGAGGACGTCGCCGGGCCGGTGGCCGTGCAGGCCGACCGCGATGCCGCCGATCTGGCGGATCGCCTTCTGGCCGGCCTGCGCGCCGCCGATCCCGGACTCGTTTTGGTATTCGGAGCCGCGGGCGAGGGACTCGCCAAGCTGGGCTCCGATCTGCATGCGTCCCTGCCATCGGGATGCGTGATATGCGGCTGCTCGTCGGCGGGAGAGATCGGCCCGGGCGGCTACAGCTCGGGCAGCGTGGTCGCGATCGGCTTTCCCCGCAGCAGTTTCCGTGCGGAAGCGATCACGCTACGCAACCTGGCGACCCTTCCCGTTTCGGACTGGATGGCCATTCTGCGCCGCATGCACAGCAATTTCAGCCCCGATGCCGCGCGCTCGCAATTCGGGCTGCTGTTGGTCGATGGCGTTGCCGGGCAAGAAGACGCGCTGGTTTCGACGATCGAGGCCGCCTTGCCCGCCGTGCCTGTCCTGGGCGGCTCGGCAGGCGATGCGCTGGATTTCCGGCAAACGACCCTGCTGGTCGATGGCGAGGTCATCAGCAATGCCGCCGTTTTCCTGCTGGTCGAGACCGATCTGGCCGTCAGCGAGGTGACCTTCGCCCATTTCAGCCCGACCGAAACCCGCGCCGTGGTGACCGCCGCGATCCCGGACAAGCGCCGCATCGTCGAGCTGAATGCCGAACCCGCGGCCGAGGAATATGCCCGCATTACCGGGCTTGCCATGCAGGACCTGACGCCGACCGAATTCGCCCGCCACCCGCTGTTGTTGCGGATGGGCAGGCGCCATCACGTCCGCGCCATAAGCGAATTGACCGAGGATGGCGGGCTGTCGCTGATGTCCTCCATCGACACGGGCACCGTTCTGACTCTCGGGCGCAGCGACGACATGACCCAGGGTTTCGCGGAAGCGTTGGAGGCATTGCCGCGCCCGCCGCTGATGGTGCTGGGCTTCGACTGCATCCTGCGGCGACTGGCGCTGGAGCGCGCCGGGCTGATGGATACGATGTCCGAGATGTTCACCCGTTACCGCGTCGCGGGCTTCAACACCTATGGCGAACAGCATAGCGGTATGCATGTGAACCAGACCTTCGTGGGCGTGGCCTTCATGCCGCCCATACCGGAAGGAGAGGCGCATAATGCTGCGTGA